The Polypterus senegalus isolate Bchr_013 chromosome 9, ASM1683550v1, whole genome shotgun sequence genome includes a window with the following:
- the exosc2 gene encoding exosome complex component RRP4, translating into MAADMRLPAPRKRSTNLPKEHGKHLVAPGDVITTDSGFMRGHGTYMDDEKLVASVAGVVERVNKLICVRPLKTRFNGEVGDVVVGRITEVQQKRWKVETNSRLDSVLLLSSVNLPGGELRRRSSEDELAMREYLQEGDLISAEVQSVFADGALSLHTRSLKYGKLGQGVLVQVSPSLIKRRKTHFHNLTCGASIILGNNGYVWIYPTPAEQNEEAGGFVTNTEPVPLSDREVISRLRNCILALSVHKMLLYDTSILYCYESAFHHQIKDILKPEIMEEIIEETRRRILEQEG; encoded by the exons ATGGCGGCTGACATGCGTCTTCCCGCTCCTCGGAAGCGTTCCACCAATTTACCGAAGGAGCATGGCAAGCATCTCGTGGCTCCTGGTGATGTTATTACTACGGACTCTGGCTTCATGAG GGGTCATGGAACATACATGGACGATGAAAAGCTTGTGGCATCTGTTGCTGGAGTGGTGGAGCGTGTGAACAAGCTGATTTGCGTCAGACCTCTGAAAACTAG GTTCAATGGAGAAGTTGGGGATGTGGTGGTTGGCAGAATAACAGAG GTTCAGCAAAAAAGATGGAAAGTGGAGACAAATTCTCGCTTGGATTCAGTGCTACTGCTATCATCTGTTAATCTTCCAGGTGGAGAGCTA AGACGAAGATCTTCTGAAGATGAATTGGCTATGAGGGAATATTTACAAGAGGGAGACCTCATCAGT GCTGAGGTGCAATCAGTGTTTGCAGATGGTGCTTTGTCTCTTCACACCCGTAGTCTTAAGTATGGCAAG CTGGGTCAAGGTGTGCTGGTGCAAGTGTCTCCTTCATTGATAAAACGACGTAAGACTCATTTCCACAACCTCACTTGTGGTGCATCTATCATTCTAGGAAATAATGGTTATGTGTGGATATACCCAACTCCAGCAGAGCAAAACGAAGAGGCCGGGGGCTTTGTGACTAATACTGAG CCAGTTCCCCTCTCGGACAGGGAAGTAATCTCAAGGTTACGGAACTGCATTCTTGCATTGTCTGTGCACAAGATGCTGCTGTATGATACCAGCATTCTGTACTGCTATGAATCTGCATTCCATCATCAG ATCAAGGACATTCTGAAGCCAGAAATAATGGAGGAGATAATCGAAGAGACAAGACGGCGTATTCTGGAACAGGAGGGTTAG